One stretch of Fictibacillus sp. b24 DNA includes these proteins:
- a CDS encoding spore coat protein — MNQSNKIQNPESAVPKTPQMNDRDYINDVLSYEKYMTDSYSTALNEASHNALYQDLLAVFNETQNMQRELYNMMFKKGWYALEAADAQKMQQTYQQFSNYMNQFPHQGPTQ; from the coding sequence ATGAATCAATCAAACAAAATTCAAAACCCAGAATCTGCTGTGCCTAAAACTCCTCAGATGAACGACAGAGACTATATCAATGATGTTTTATCCTACGAAAAATATATGACTGATTCTTATTCAACCGCTTTAAATGAAGCAAGTCATAACGCACTTTATCAGGACCTTCTTGCTGTCTTTAATGAAACGCAAAATATGCAAAGAGAGCTTTATAACATGATGTTTAAAAAGGGCTGGTATGCACTTGAAGCAGCTGATGCTCAAAAGATGCAGCAAACTTATCAGCAATTTTCAAACTATATGAATCAGTTTCCACATCAAGGGCCAACACAATAA
- a CDS encoding M14 family zinc carboxypeptidase, which yields MKKGFVLFMGMLLGLTCWSSKGEAASYVNPNQTYTYETMTSNIKTLAQKYPGLVQYRSLGKTPYGRDIWAIKLGRGDATVMYNASHHAREWITTNIVMEMIDQYSEKYVLNGTMDGYNVANVLNNTSIWFVPMTNPDGVTLQQKGLSAFPSTAHANLIKMNGGSKDFKRWKSNAQGIDLNRQYPARWEQINNNAKAPSYKDYKGTAPLVTAEAKAVSALTYLVDPEITNSYHTAGRILYYHFNYGTNTFEGDKTLGTTLSNMTGYRLIPPDTNLSSGGGYKDWFIQTFKRPGFTFELAPYAGETNPPITIFSEEWTRNKKAGLYMAIEGDKRWEKRITPITKTITLTQKVPLHDRPNVNHKMAAASLYPGTYKMNAAYGNFYRIQTILGPKWIVK from the coding sequence TTGAAAAAGGGATTTGTGTTGTTTATGGGGATGCTGCTAGGCTTAACATGCTGGAGTAGTAAAGGAGAAGCAGCAAGCTACGTTAATCCGAATCAAACGTATACATATGAAACAATGACAAGCAATATCAAAACGCTCGCACAAAAATACCCGGGACTAGTCCAATACCGTTCACTAGGGAAAACTCCATATGGAAGAGATATATGGGCAATTAAGCTTGGCAGAGGAGATGCGACTGTTATGTACAACGCATCTCATCACGCCAGAGAATGGATTACGACGAATATCGTAATGGAAATGATTGACCAATATAGTGAAAAATACGTGTTGAATGGCACGATGGATGGCTATAATGTGGCAAATGTACTAAACAATACGTCAATCTGGTTCGTTCCAATGACTAATCCAGATGGAGTAACGCTTCAGCAAAAAGGATTATCTGCATTTCCATCTACCGCACATGCTAACCTCATTAAGATGAATGGCGGAAGTAAGGATTTTAAAAGATGGAAGTCTAATGCACAAGGCATCGATCTTAATAGACAATATCCAGCGCGCTGGGAACAAATCAATAATAATGCGAAAGCACCTTCCTACAAAGATTACAAAGGAACAGCACCTCTAGTAACGGCTGAAGCAAAAGCGGTATCTGCTCTTACTTATTTGGTTGACCCTGAAATAACAAATTCTTATCATACAGCAGGTAGGATTCTGTACTACCACTTTAATTATGGAACAAATACATTTGAAGGAGACAAGACACTCGGGACTACGCTTAGCAATATGACAGGTTATAGACTTATTCCACCTGATACAAATTTATCAAGCGGCGGCGGATATAAAGATTGGTTCATTCAAACATTCAAGCGGCCAGGATTTACATTTGAACTTGCTCCTTATGCAGGTGAAACCAATCCTCCGATCACCATCTTTTCTGAAGAATGGACAAGGAATAAAAAAGCAGGCCTTTATATGGCAATAGAAGGAGACAAGCGCTGGGAAAAGCGTATAACACCTATAACTAAAACCATAACGCTCACACAAAAGGTACCATTGCATGACAGACCGAATGTCAATCATAAGATGGCAGCAGCGAGTCTTTATCCGGGAACATATAAAATGAATGCAGCGTATGGAAATTTCTATCGTATCCAAACGATCCTTGGACCAAAGTGGATAGTAAAATAA
- a CDS encoding formate/nitrite transporter family protein produces the protein MKKNNGSSSNKKADIPDRQYFFPAQIIEYFIEEGKASLQITNLAQFILSFMAGAFIAFGALGSVLLSMNVDTPGPYNLLAGVGFAIGYAMIFLSGSILFTEINILLPSYILQSKFWISIKVLRFWGICYIGNFLGALFVGFLLNLSGSLDKEFYDGLLKFMEKKMQFTDRGTWGWFQVLFSGILANWLIGIAAVLATAARDVMGKIFGILLPVIIFEAGNFQHAVANMGYFSITVLEGFEYSWYEFIFLNLIPASIGNLIGGGILVSLLLSFAFKEDIDDDIIKEEEEEVDKITDKMNK, from the coding sequence ATGAAAAAAAATAATGGTTCTAGTAGTAATAAAAAAGCGGATATACCTGATCGGCAGTACTTTTTCCCAGCACAGATTATTGAATACTTTATCGAAGAAGGCAAAGCCTCGTTACAGATTACAAACTTGGCTCAATTTATATTGTCTTTCATGGCAGGAGCATTTATTGCGTTTGGAGCATTAGGTTCCGTGCTCTTATCGATGAATGTAGATACACCTGGACCATATAACCTTCTAGCAGGTGTTGGATTTGCTATAGGCTATGCCATGATCTTTTTGTCAGGTTCCATTCTTTTTACAGAGATTAATATCCTATTGCCAAGTTATATTTTACAAAGCAAGTTTTGGATCAGCATAAAGGTTCTTCGATTTTGGGGAATTTGTTACATTGGAAACTTTCTCGGAGCCTTATTTGTTGGATTTCTCTTAAATCTTTCTGGATCGTTGGACAAAGAATTTTACGATGGACTTTTAAAATTCATGGAAAAAAAGATGCAGTTTACAGATCGAGGGACTTGGGGATGGTTTCAGGTTCTGTTCTCTGGAATACTTGCAAACTGGCTTATCGGTATCGCAGCTGTTCTTGCTACTGCAGCCCGTGATGTAATGGGGAAAATATTCGGAATCCTATTGCCTGTCATTATTTTCGAAGCCGGAAATTTTCAGCACGCAGTAGCAAACATGGGGTATTTTAGCATAACGGTTCTTGAAGGCTTCGAATATAGCTGGTACGAATTTATTTTTCTAAATTTAATTCCTGCCTCGATCGGAAATCTTATTGGAGGCGGTATTTTAGTATCTCTCTTACTTTCATTTGCTTTTAAAGAAGATATTGATGATGACATCATAAAAGAGGAAGAAGAGGAAGTGGACAAGATCACTGATAAAATGAATAAATAG
- a CDS encoding hydrogenase maturation nickel metallochaperone HypA — protein MHEMSLAMDIITAITEDARMRKINYISRIDVIIGDLSNVLADALELAFFYLRTQSSPLINEQTNLNIIREKARSRCNKCMREFTPDYRIAICPSCGAENCDLISGETFRVESYEGCEMDEN, from the coding sequence ATGCATGAAATGTCACTAGCTATGGATATCATTACTGCAATAACTGAAGATGCACGTATGAGAAAGATTAATTATATAAGCAGAATTGATGTAATAATAGGTGATTTATCAAATGTGTTAGCTGATGCATTGGAACTAGCTTTTTTTTATTTAAGAACACAAAGTTCACCTTTAATCAATGAACAAACGAATTTAAATATTATACGTGAAAAAGCTAGATCGCGCTGCAATAAGTGTATGCGTGAGTTTACTCCTGACTATCGGATTGCCATTTGTCCATCATGTGGTGCTGAAAATTGCGATTTGATTTCAGGGGAAACATTTAGGGTGGAATCTTATGAGGGATGTGAAATGGATGAAAATTGA